In the genome of Candidatus Hydrogenedentota bacterium, the window GGAACTGGCCCTGTGGGGCCAGGACGCGCAGCTCGGTACCCGGGATCCGGCCGCTCAGCCGCTGGCGGAGGTCGTTGGCAATTTCGGTGTTGGAGCGCTGGCGGTCCCTGGCGGGCACGAGGGTCATCCAGAGCGACAGATTTCCACCCGCGCTTGCGCTGGCCGACGTGGAAATGGCCTCGGGAACGGCTGGATACACGATCGACTCGATCCGCAGCGCCTGCTCGTTCACGATATCGAGGCGCGTGCCAACCTCCAGCTCGCCGTGAATTCGGACCTGCCCCTCGTCGCTCGGGGGGAGGAACTCGGTGCCGAGGAGGGGAATCAGGAAAAGCGACATGCCGAGGAGGGCGGCGGCGGCGGCGATGGCCAGGGCGCGATTGCGCAAGACGCTTCCGAGCAGGTCCCGGTAGGCGCTGTCCAGCTTGCGCAGGGCCCGTTCGGAGGCATCGGAGACTCTTCCGATGAGGCTGAACTGGGCCTTGTGTTTCTTGTGCAGCTCTTCGGGCGACTCCACGAGCTTGGAGGCGAGCATGGGCACGAGGCTGAGCGACACCAGCAGCGAACAGACCAGGGAGAAGACGATTACGTAGGCGAGTTCCTGGAAGAGTATCCCGGAGACGCCCTGCACGAAAATCATGGGCAGGAAAATGACCAGGGTGGTGATGGTGCTGGCGACGATGGCGGTGGCGACCTCGCCGGCCCCGCGGACCGCCGCGGCGCGTTTGTCTTCGTGGAGCTCGTCGCGCCGGCGGAAGATGTTTTCCAGGACGACGATCGAATTATCCACCATCATGCCGACGCCCAGGGCGAGGCCGCCGAGCGTCATCAGATTCAGCGTGAACCCGCCGAAGTAAACCAGGGCGAAGGTGGCAATGACGGAAATGGGGATGGCGAGGGATATGACCACGGTGCTGCGGAAATTGCGCAGGAAAAAGAGGAGCACGAAAACGGCCAGTCCGCCGCCGTAGAGGACGGATTGCGCGACGTTGTTAATAGAGCGCTCGATGAAGTTGCCCTGGTTGCTAACGGCGATCACCTCGATCTGTGGGAAGTCGCGGTTGACCGCCTCCACTTCCCTGAGGATGGCGCTGGACACTTCGACGGTATTCGCGCCCGACTGCTTCCGGATGCCGACGCGGACGCCGCGCTTGCCGTTGATGCGCTCGATGGACGACTCCTTCTCGTGGGTATCGAGCACCTCGGCGATCTGGCCTATCGTGACCGGGGCGCCCCCGCGCATGGCCACGACGGTCTCCCGGATCTGGTCAACGCTGGCGTATTGCGCGGGCGCGCGCAGGGTGACTTCGTAGCGGCCCTGCTCGATCTTGCCGGCGGGCAGGTCGAGGTTGGCGTTGCGCACGGCGGCCAGCACCTGGTTCAGCGGCACGTCGAGGGCATTAATCCTCGCGGGGTCCAGCGCGATCCGGATCTCGCGAACCCACCCGCCCCAGAGGTCCACCTGCGCGACGCCGGGAATGCGGCCGAAGCGGTAGCGCAACTGGTCCTCGATCAGCGTGGTGAGTTCGACGGGGTCGAGATCGCCGAGGACGCCGAGGATAACGACCGGAAAATTTGTGATATCGAATTTGCGGACGCGGGGGCGGGTAATATCGTCGGGAAGCTCGTTGATCTCGTCTTCGATGCGGCCCTGCATATCGAGCGAGGCGGTGTCGATATTCGTGCCCCAGGCGAAGGTAACGTCGATGGAGCTGGAGCCTTCGCTGGAGGAGGAGGAGATTTCCTCGACACCGGGCGTGGTGGCGATGATTTCTTCGAGGATTTGCGTGACCCGCTGCTCCATGACTTCCGGGCTTGCGCCGGCGTAGGACGTGCGGACGGAAACGGTGGGCATTTCAACAGCGGGCAGCAGATCGATCTGCACGCGGCTGAGCGAGACCGCGCCCAGCAACACCACGATCATGGTCACCATCGTGGTGAGGATCGGGCGGCCTACGCTGAACCTGGGCAGATTCATACGGCGGCGCTCCCCGCCTCGTCTTCGTCCGCCGGTATGATAATCGCGGAGCCGTCGTCCAGGAGTTGCTGGCCGAGGGTTACGACGCGCCCCTGGAGGCCTTCGCCGGCGACCTGGACGCGGTCGCCCTCCCGGAGGCCCACGGTGACGGGACGCCACACGACGGACGGGCCTTCCTCTTCGACGATAAACACGCCATCGACATCGGCGCGGGAGGTGAGGGCTGCTTCGGGCACGATGGTGGCGTCGGTTTCGCGGGCCAGCTCGATGGTGACTCGAATGAACAGGCCCGGTTTGAGCCGCGCGTCCGGGTTTTCGACCAGTAGTTCGACGCGGGCCTGCCGCGATTCCTGGCGGAAAATGGGCGAGATCCGGGCCACGCGGGCCGCGAACTGTTCACCGGGAAACGCGTCGGTCTGGAGTGTGGCTTCCTGATTCACCGCTATCCGGGCGTAGTCACGCTCAGTCACGAAGATAGTGCCGGTAATTGGAGAGAGCTCCACGATGGAGAGGAGCGGCGCGTTCGCCGATACTGTATCGCCCGCGTCAATAAAGCGCTCCGCAACGACACGGCGATCGCTGCCGCCGCTCCACTCCGCGGTGACGATGGTGTAGTCCAGGCGGATACGGGCGGCTTCGAGGGAAGCCTCGGCGCGCTGCAATTGGGCGCGCGCCACCTCCAGCCGGGCCTGGGCGGCGAGTTGCGCGGTCTTTGCGGCGTCAAGTTGTGATTCGGAGGCCACCCCGCGTGTCCGGAGCGTCTCGACGCGGCCCAGTTCGCGATTTGCGATTTCGAGGGTGCTCTGCGCCTCGGCGAGGGTAGCTTTTGCGACGGCCAGGTCGGCCCGGGATTGCGAGACGGCTTGTACGTATTCCTGGTCGTCCAGTTCGACCACGGTTTGGCCGCGATCGACGGGATCGGCCAGATCGGCGGCGATACGTTTCACCCTGCCGCTGATTTTCGGGGCCACGATGAAGGCGGAGGTCGCTTCGAGGGTTCCACTGAAGGTCCTCCGGAATACGATGGGCCCGCGCGCGATGGGGGCGACTTCTACCGGTGCAGGCGGGGCCTCGCGCCCGGCATCGGTGATTTCCGTTGCGCGCCAGTAACCATTGTAAAGTATCCAGCCGATCCCGGCACTGGTTGCGAAGAAGGCGGCAACGACAATGAATTTCTTCACGGGAATTCTCCGCTGGCGGCGGAGCAAGTCCGGCGCATGCAGCCCGTTGCTTGGGGCGCTGCGTAATTTGATCGAAACACGGTACTACTCCGGGGAATTGAGCCGAATTGATGGCTATGGCGTAAACCCGCCGCCCTGCCAGTGTATACGGAACGCCCCTGTCTTTGTCCAGCGGACGCGCTTCGACTTTACAGGAGACCGCCACGCCCCGTAGACTGGACTACCTCTTTGTGCATCCACGGGTATGGGGATTTCAAGTCATGTCATCTTTTCGCCAAGGTTGCGTTATTGCCCTCATCGTCTCGGGCGCCATGACCACGCCGGCGCATTCAGAGGCCGTGTGGCCGGACGACCAATGGGCACAGCGTGACCCCGCGGACGCCGGACTCGACCCCGCCGTGCTGCAGGACGTTGCCACCTACCTGGGCGGACGGGGCTGCGTGGTTCGCGCGGGCTACCTGGTCTATGCGTGGGGGGATGTCGCGAAACGGGGCGATGTAGCTTCCGCTGTAAAGCCCTGGTTCAGCACCCTGTTGTTTCTCGCGGTGGAATCCGGCCGCCTGGAAAGCCTCGACACGCCGATGGCCAGCTTCGAGCCCCGGCTGACTGAAATCAATCCCGACCTGGACCACAAAGATCGGGGAATCACGTTTCGTCACGCCGCCAATCAAACCTCGTGTTATGGCGTGCGTGAAAAACCCGGCGCCGCCTTCGACTACAACGACTGGCAGATGGCCCTCTTCTCCAGCACCCTCATCGAAAAGATCTACGGCGCGACCTGGGACACCGCCGATCGTGTGGTATTGGGTCCGCTGTTGGCGGATATCCTGGAATGTGAAGACGCCCCCACCTTAATCGCCTTCGGACCCGAGGGGCGACGCGGTCGTCTCGGCATATCGCCCCGGGATTTCGCGCGCTTCGGATTACTCTACCTTCGGGGCGGGGCATGGCGTGGCCAGCCGGTGCTCACGCCCGAACATGCGCGGATGGCGGTTTCGAGCCCACTGCCGCCCGATTTGCCGCGGACGTCCGGGGAGTTGGCCGAGATGATCCCCGGCCAGACGAGCCTGGGCTCGGAGCGCATTCCCGACAACCAGACCGATCATTTCGGCAGCTACAGTTGGCTCTGGTGGGTCAATGGCGTCGACCGCGATGGAAAGCGGATGTGGCCGGATGCGCCCTTGGATGTGTTCTGTGCGCTGGGCCACAAGAATGGCCAACGGGGCATCGCGGTGATTCCCAGCCTCGATCTGGTGCTTTCGTGGAACGACACGACCCTGGGTGATCGTCCGGAGCAACCGCACCCCCTGAATGCCGTATTCCGGATGCTGGGAAGGGCGGCGCAATAGTCCGGTGAATGGGGCGCAAACGCGCACCGTTGCGCAATTGCTTTACACGACGTTCTCTGGGGCCGTACACTGGGGCAATATTTTAACTCCAATCCCCCCGGGAGGCCGGAATGCCCATCACGCCACAACGTTTCATTTGTGTCGCTCTTGTCATTGCGTCAGTGCCCCTGGCGAGCCTATGTGCGGATGCTCAGGATCGCGATCGCCCCAACATCGTCTATGTGTTCTCCGACGAGCATCGCTACCAGTCGATGGGGCACACCGAAATGCCGGAGGTGAAAACGCCGGTCATGGACCGGATGGCCGCAGAGGGTTTTTCCTTCACGCAGTGTGTCAGCAACTATCCGGTATGCTCGCCGTACCGCGCGATCGCCATGTCGGGCCGCTGGCCGTATCAGACCGGGGTGATCGACAATGGGCTGCCCCTTTCTCCGGCGGAAATGACGGTCGGGAAGGCCTTTCAGGCGGCGGGCTACCGCACGGGGTACATTGGCAAGTGGCATCTGGGGGGTACGCGCGCGGAGCCGTTCGGCTTCGATCGTTCGTTGATCTGGGAGGGCATCAATACCCACTACGATAAGGGGGTGTACTTTCCGGCGGCGGGGGAACCCGTCCAGCCGAAGGGCTACAACGCCACGCTGATGACGGATCAGGCCATTGACTTCATCCGCGAGAACCGGGAGCGGCCCTTTTTTCTGATGCTCTCGATCAATCCGCCGCATGCGGACTTCACGGACGCGCCGCCGGAGAAGCGGGCGCTTTACCCCGAGGGTTCGCTGCCGTTCCGGCCGAATTTCGCGCCCTCCGACGCCGAGGCGGGGTCGATATTCGCGAGCAACGGATCCCCCTTCTACGAGGGGTATCACGCGCACATCAGCGCGGTCGACGACGAGCTGGGCCGGTTGCTGGACACGCTGGAGTCGGAGGGCATCGCGGAGGACACCATTGTCATTTATACGTCCGATCACGGCAGCATGCACGGATCGCATGCGGTGGGCAGCAAGCGCCAGCCTTACGAGGAATCGCTTCGTATCCCGATGATAGTTTACGGGCCGGGGCGCATTCCCGGGGGCGCCGCCAGCCCGGCGCTGATTGGCGCGATCGACATGGCTCCGACCCTGTGCGGGCTTGCGGGGATCGAGCCGCCCGCCGCGTTCGTGGGCGGGGATTACAGCGGCGTACTTCGGGGCGAGGCGCCGCCGGCGCGGGATGCGCAGTTCATCATGCACATTGCGAAGGAGAATGCCTCGCACGGCAACAACCACCCGGCGCCGATTTTCCGCGGCGTACGCACGGCGCGCTACACCTACGCGGTTGGACCGGAGGGGCCGTTCTGCCTTTTCGACAACCAGCTCGACCCCTACCAGATGAACAATCTGATCGCGGACCGGGAGTACGCCGCGCTTCGGGAGGAACTCGAGGGGCGGCTGCGCGGCTGGCTTCGGGAGGCGGAGGACCCGTTCACGCCGCCCGCGGTTCCGTAGGATCGCGCTCCGGCGTGGTTAGTAGTCCGCCGCCGCGGCGTTTTCGAAGTCGAAGCGGATCATGCGATCGAACAGCGGCGTTATGCGGACCGTTTCCTCCCGATCAAAATAGCGCGCTTCCGGATTGATTGTCTTGATCGTGAGCAGGCCGAAGTCCGCGAGCGGCTCCGCAACGCGTATACGGGCCACGAAATCCCGGTCGGAGAAGTACTCGTGTTCCTCGAATTCCTCTTCCACGGCCGGGAGAAATATCTTTTGGGCGAATTCTTCCATGCCGACTTCCTCGGCGGCAATCTGGCGGACGGCGAAGAGGATAAACGGATAGGTGGCCTGTACGCCGGCGTACTCGGGCGCCCGGTCCAGGTAGGCGATGTTGATTGAGCGGACGAAGGCGGTGAACAGGTGGGCCTGCAAGGCGCCCGCGCGGGCCGGATCCAGGAATTGGCGGCCGAGCTTTGTCAGCTGGAACTTCCCCTTGTAGAGCCGGATCAGCTTCGCGGCTTCCAGCAAAACGCGGACAAAATGAATGGGCCAGATATCGGTTTCATTGCGGTTTTTCGGGTTGCAAACCGTGAGCGATTCCGCGATGCGCTCACCGCGCATTTCGCGCGTCATGCGCTCCACCATCGACCGGTTGAGGTTTTTGCGGGCGGTCGCTTTGGCGCCGCCCTCCTCGTCCAGCGCGCGCATGAGGGCCATCGCATTGTGGTAGTAGTGGCTCTCCGCCAGTTCTTCCAGGGGCAAGTTGTCCCGGAGCTGGATGATTGCGCCCGGCTCGTTCCATCCGTTTCCGACGAGGTGGTACGCCGCTTCGGTGGAGAGCCCGTGGTAGGCGTCCAACGGCGCGGCGTTGTGCTTGTAGATGATATCCTCCACCGCCTCAAACGCGTCCTCCAGGCTCTCGAATTCCCCTGTATGCAGGCGCTCGTAGATTTCGCGACAGATCTCGTCCGGCATATCGGGCGGAAACAGCGAGCGGTCGAACTCGCCCGACATATCGGGGATCTCGAGCGGCGCCACGCGGCTGATCAGGTGTGATATTGCGAACGCGGTATCCGAGTCGGGGGCGCTGTCTATGGCGCTGTACAGCGACTGCGCCAGGGCCAGCTGCTCCTGCTCCGAGAGGCGGACCTCCAGTTCAGCGTCTCCCTGGATGGCGAATCGCAGGCGCGCCGCCACGCCTTTCGGGAGCTCGGCGTAGTTCAGGATGATGTCGCGTTCCTCGGGGGTGATCGTAATCGTAACGGTAGGCGAATTCATTGGGCCTCTTGTGTTGCGCCCGGCGCCGGGCATGATCTCTTGCGCGTGATTCCGGTATGGTAATCACTCAAGGGTTCACAATGCGAACCGCATCGTCTGGACGCCGGGCCGCCCCGGAAGGAATCGCCATGCGCCTCATCCACTTCTATATCGCCGCCGCCCTGTTTATCGGACCCGCCGCCGCCGAAACCGCGCGGGGCATTGTCTACCTGGACAACAACGGCAATGGGGTCCGGGACGCGGGCGAGGCGGGCCTCCCGGGCGTTTCCGTCTCGAACGGCCGGGACGTAACCGCGACGGGCGCGGACGGCCGATGGGAACTTCCCATCACGGCGCCCGGTTACGTTTTCGTGGTCAAACCATCTGGCTACCAGTTTCCCGTGGATGAGGCGCAGATTACCCGGCACTTCTACCTGCACCACCCGGCGGGATCGCCCGAGCTGGACGCCCCCGGCATACCGGCGAGCGGGCCGCTGCCGGAATCCATCGATTTCGCCCTGTACCCGCACCCCGAGGACGCGCCGTTCAATGCCCTGATCTTCGGCGATACCCAGGCCCGCGGCCTGCGCGAAGTAAACTTCATCACGCGCGACGTCGTGGAGGAGTGCATTGGAACGGACGCCGTCTTTGGCGTCTCCCTGGGGGATATTGTGGCGGACGATCCGGGCCTGTTCGCGGAAATCAGCCAGAGCATCGCGCAGATCGGGATTCCCTGGTACAACGTGATGGGCAATCACGACAACAACCGCAAGGCGCGCAACCACGAAGAGTCGGACGACACCTTCGAGCGACACTTTGGCCCGAGCACGTATGCCTTTGAATACGGGGAGGTGGCGTTTATCGCGCTCAACAATATCTACTTCCCACCGGGCGAAGGGCGCTACCTGCCCTCCTTCACGGACGCGCAACTGGAGTTCGTGGAGAATTATCTCGCCCGCGTGCCCCGGGAAAAGCTGGTGGTGTTGCTCATGCACGTGCCGATCGTCCGCTGCGGCAAGCGCGATGAGATGCTTGCGCTGATCGCGGACCGGCCCCACACGCTCAGCATCGCCGGCCACACGCACGTGCAGTTCCACCTTTTCCTGGACGAGTCGATGGGCTGGACGGGGCCGGCGCCGCACCACCATTTCGTGAGCGCGACCGTTTCCGGCAGCTGGTGGTGCGGGAGCTTTGACGAGCGCGGCATCCCCCACGCCACGATGAACGACGGCGCGCCAAACGGCTATTCGTATATCACCTTTGATGGCCCGAAGTACGCGATCAGGTTCAAGGCGGCCTCAAGACCGGCGGATTACCAGATGAATATTTATCTTTCAGACGATGTTCTGGAGAGTGCGCTGGCCGAGACCGAAGTGCTGGTGAACGTGTTCGCCGGATCCCAGCGGAACCGGGTGCAAATGCGCGCGGGGAGCGATGGCGAATGGATTCCATTGGAGTACACGATCGCGCCCGATCCCGAATGTCAGCGCATGCACGAGCAGAGCCCCTACCTCGACCTGGAGCACGAAGGCCGCAAGCTGGACACGGTCTTCGGCTGGAAAATGGACCCGCCAAGCCCTTCGCGGCACATGTGGAAGGGATCGCTGCCGGCTGGGCTCGCCCCGGGCACGCACACGCTCACGGTGCGCTCGACGGATATGTTCGGGCAGGTTGACGAAGCCCGGCGCGTCTTTCGCGTGCGGGACGCGGCGTCCATGCCGCGGGAATAGCCGGCGGCCTCACGCTCCGGGCGGCCCGCGGCGGCTGCGCGAGCGTGTCTCCGCGAGACTGCCGCGCCCGCGGTGCTCATCCTGCCGCCAGAGCCAGGGACCGACCACGGCGGCGAGCGTGGAGAGCGCGATTACGGCCAAGAGCTCGGCGCGCCTTGTCTCCGCGTCCGCCACTACCATGAAGTGGAACCCCACGATCAGAAACAGAGCCGTTACGATGAAGAAGCCCAGGCGGGCGGCGATGTCCGCCAGAAGATGCGCCCAGAAATCTCCGGGCCGTGCTTGCCGAGTTTTCTTCATGCCGCGCTCCTGTTGCCTGATCAAACCCATGTCGCTGAACCTGTATACAACCACCGCATCGGAGCTATTCACGCGGCGGGTACGTCCGGGAGCGAACTGCAAAACCAAATGGAAGCGCCCCCGCAAACGCTTGTTTCGCGGGGGCGCTGGCGTTAATAGAAAGCCGTGCCCGTATGGCGCGTTACTGCGACCGCTTGCGGCGAACGCGGGTTACCATTCCGGCCACGCCCATTCCGATCAAGGTAAGCATGGCGGGCGCCGGAAGGGGCACCACCGTCCCGACGGTAATGTTGCTGATGATGTAACCGTCTTGCCCGCTAACATAATTGCTCATCGTGTCGCCATAGACGAAGTTGAAACCGAATCCGCCCCGCGGCGCGCCGGTTCCGCCCCAGGCAACGCCGGGTTCGCCGATGGCCCATCCGCCAGCCGCCAGGTCATCGTAGCTGATGCGGAGCCGGCCACTGTCCGAATACGCTCCCGTAAGCCAACTCGTGTCGACTCCGGTCTCGTAAACGAAAAAATCGCCCATCGCTTCGAACGTTGCGGAGACGGTCGTTCCGTTGGCAACCCGATTGTTGGGCTCAGTGACAAAAGCGGACAGCGGAGCGTTCGATGGTTCGTTCGCGATTATCGCGTAGTTGGTCCCATCTCCGATCCAGATATTGATATACGGCATCCAGGGGCCAGCGGCGTTCTCCACCAGGAATGAAACGTCGACCAAGTCCCCGAAGGTCAACCCATCGAGATCCGAGGTGCCGTATCCCGCTTTGTCTCCGGCAACAGGCGTTACGAACTCCACCCGGCCCTCGCTCAATTCCGTGGCTACGCCGGTGCCTCGAATATTGAATGCGTCGAAATTCAACGAGGACGCATACGCAGTCCCGCTCATCAACAGGCCCGCACTCACAACACTACTAAGCAATTTCTTCTTCATCCCATTTCCTTTCGTTTATCTCTCGCACACTCAAACCCGACAGCTACCGATTGCCCGACGGCGTTCGGCCAACCGCATGTTATGGAAAAGCGGCGAAATGCGCCACTTCGAACCCTGAAATCGACCCCATTCGGAAATTAACGCGAAATTTGGAAGCGATACCGCCTGCCAGCCCAAGTCGCCGACGCCACCCGCTGTGCACTCCCAGTGAAGTCGTATTGACTCCCAATCTAGCACAGAACACCGTACAGTGCAACCATTTTCTACGCCGCGTTTTACAGTATTCATATTTGTACTACTTTACGATATTTTAACGGCAAGGAAATCGCGCCCGCGAAGAGGCCGGTGCTGCCGTTGGCGCGGTTCAGGCGAGCCGCCTGCGCTCCCATCGGATTCACGCTTTCGTTGCGGCGCCGGATCGCGGCGAAGAGGGAGCAACCCGCCTTCACTCCGCCTAACCCCTGGATTCGTGTCCATTCGTGGCTCACGCTTCCCGTTCTCTGGCCAAATGCCCCCCGCGCTCAGGTCACGGCGATGAATTCGTGCTGGATTTCGGCGCCTTTCAGTGTGAAGAGGCGGAAGCCTTTTTCGTCCGTGCCGTCGTCGTTTTTCGCGTTGGATCCGCCGGCGGCGGTGGAGGTGAATAGGATGCCGTTGTGCTCCTCGGCGCGGTTGCCGTGGTAATGGCCCGAGGCGCAGATGCGAAGGTTGTGCGCGGCGAAGAGGGCGAGGATATCATCGGCGTTGGCGGGGCGCCCGAATGGAATTCCGGGCTCGAGGGGGTGGTGGGTGAAGAGGGTGATCGGCTTCTTTTTGTCCATGTGGCTCAGTTGATTCTGGAGCCATTCCAGGCGGCTGGCGGGCGTTTCCGGGGTGCCGGAGGCGCCATCGCAGGTGTCCAGTCCGATAAAGGCCCAGCCCTCGAGGTTCTGGCGCCACTGGGACTTGCCAAAGGTCCGCGTGTAGAAGGCGTATGGATCTTCCGTGCCGCTGCCGAGGTCGTGTTCACCGGGCAGTGCGTAGACGGGCATCCGGAGCCGGTCGAGGGCCTGCCGTGCCAGGTTCATCTGGGAAAGCGCGCCGTTCTCGGTGAGGTCGCCGAGCACCACGACGAAATCGACGCCGGGTTCGTTGTTGATGCGGTTCACGGCGCGCCCGACGAGGCCGGTGCTGCGCGCGCCGGTCAGGTGGAGATCGCCGATCGCCGCGAACTTCGCGACGCCGTCGCCGCCAAATTCGAGTGCGGGCGCCAGCCGCCCGATCCGGCTCTGTTTCACCCGCGCGCAGCCCGAGAGCGCGGCCAGCGCCGAAATACCCATGAACGCCCTTCGTGATACGGCCATCTGAAGTTCTCCTTGTATCGCCCGCCCCGATCGGGGTATTGTTCGCCTGTCCGCGTCCGCCTGGGCGCGGGCGGCGTATTGTACCACCACAAAACGGAAATCGCCCATGCGCGTTGTGATAGCGCCCGACTCGTTCAAGGAATGCCTCAGCGCGCGGGGCGTGGCCGAGGCGTTGCGCCAGGGCTGGCTGGAGGGGATGCCCGGCGCGGAGATCGTCTGCCTGCCCATGGCCGATGGCGGGGAGGGCACGGTGGACGCGGTGATCGAGGCGGCGGGCGGCGAGCGCATGCTGGATCGGGTGACGGGCCCCCTGGGCGACCCGGCGGATGCCGGTTGGGGGCTCATTCAGGGCGGCCACGTGGCGGTGATGGAAATGGCGGCGGCCTCGGGGCTGGCGCTGCTCCCGGCGGACCGGCGGGATCCCTGCAAGACCTCCACCCGGGGCGTTGGCGAACTGATGGTTCGCGCGCTGGATTCGGGGGTCTCCGACATTATCATCGGGGTTGGCGGGAGCGCCACGAATGACGGGGGCGCGGGCCTGGCGCAGGCGCTCGGGTACCGGCTGCTGAACAAGCGCGGCGAGGAACTCGGGCCCGGGGGCGCGCGGCTGGTGCAACTTGACCGCATCGACGCCTCCGGACGCCACCCGCGGCTGGATGAGGTGAATATATACGTCGCGTGCGACGTGAACAATCCGCTGTGCGGTCCGGAAGGGGCGAGCGCGGTGTACGGCCCGCAGAAGGGCGCCTCTCCGGAAGATGTACTCATCCTCGATCATGCGCTGGAGCATTTCGCGCGGATTGTGGAGCGGGATCTGGGCGTCTCGATTGCGGAGGTTCCGGGGGCGGGGGCGGCGGGCGGCCTGGCGGGGGGGCTGATGGCCTTTGCCGGGGCGACGCTTGAGCGGGGGCTCGAACTTATCGGCACACTTTGCGGGCTGCCGCAGGCCATTGCGCGGGCAGATCTGGTGATTACGGGCGAGGGCAGCCTTGACGGCCAGAGCGCTTTCGGCAAGACGCCGGCCGGCATCGCGCAGCTCACGGCGCCCTACGGCGTGCCCGTTATCGCGGTGGGCGGCCAGGTCGCCGGTGGCGCGGAGGCCTTGTACGCGTGCGGGGTAACGGCGCTATTTCCGATCTGCCGCGGGCCGCAGACCCTGGCGGAGGCGCGCGCGAACGTGGAATCCAACCTGCGATTCACCGGACGCCAGATCGCGCGACTGTGGGGCGCGGCAACGCCGCCCGGGCCGTGAATCGCGTCCGCGATTTGCAACCCGAACCATCGAACTGGTACTTTCCGGGTCGCGCCTTCCGGATCCCTGCGCGCGTGGGGTATTGATATTGCCCGCCCGCTGCCCGCGGTCCGGAAGCGGCCCGCGGAGAGCGCCGCCTGTTGCGCCGGGCGGGATTCCGACCCGCATCAAGGAACCTTTTTCATGCGCCTCGTAGACCTCATCGGCCCGGAGTCCATTCTGCCGGCGCTCCGCGCCGCCCGCAAGGCGGACGTGATTCGGGAAATCGCGGGGCACATGGCGGGCGTGTTGGGGGGGCCTGGCGAAGCCGCGATCGCCGAAGCGCTGATCGCTCGGGAAGCGCTGGGCACAACGGCGATTGGGGAGGGCGTTGCGGTTCCGCACGCGAAACTTGGCTCGCTGAACACTATCGCGGCCTGCCTCGCGCGATCGCGCCGGGGTGTGGACTTTGGGGCGGCGGATAATCTGCCCGTTCATTTTTTCTTCGTTGTGCTTTCGCCCCAGGTATCGGCGGGCGAGCATCTCAAGCTCCTCGCGCGCTTCAGCCAGATCTTCAAGGATCCGGAATTCCGTGGGCGGCTCCTTCTGGAAGAGACGGCCGAGGCAATCTATCAACGCGTCGCCGAGCGGGACGGGCGCTGAATGTTCGCCCCGTGGCCGCTTCGGTCAGGGCCGCTTCCGGGCGGTTCCGAGAACCGGTGGCGAAACACGCGCATTGTGCTGCGCGATGCCGGGGCGCTGGTGGCGCTTACCGGGGCGCTCATGCTGCTGCCGCTGCTCGTCTCTCTCGTCAGTGGCGAATATTTCAGCGTGGCGAGCTTCGCGATCGCCGCCGC includes:
- a CDS encoding efflux RND transporter permease subunit, with the protein product MNLPRFSVGRPILTTMVTMIVVLLGAVSLSRVQIDLLPAVEMPTVSVRTSYAGASPEVMEQRVTQILEEIIATTPGVEEISSSSSEGSSSIDVTFAWGTNIDTASLDMQGRIEDEINELPDDITRPRVRKFDITNFPVVILGVLGDLDPVELTTLIEDQLRYRFGRIPGVAQVDLWGGWVREIRIALDPARINALDVPLNQVLAAVRNANLDLPAGKIEQGRYEVTLRAPAQYASVDQIRETVVAMRGGAPVTIGQIAEVLDTHEKESSIERINGKRGVRVGIRKQSGANTVEVSSAILREVEAVNRDFPQIEVIAVSNQGNFIERSINNVAQSVLYGGGLAVFVLLFFLRNFRSTVVISLAIPISVIATFALVYFGGFTLNLMTLGGLALGVGMMVDNSIVVLENIFRRRDELHEDKRAAAVRGAGEVATAIVASTITTLVIFLPMIFVQGVSGILFQELAYVIVFSLVCSLLVSLSLVPMLASKLVESPEELHKKHKAQFSLIGRVSDASERALRKLDSAYRDLLGSVLRNRALAIAAAAALLGMSLFLIPLLGTEFLPPSDEGQVRIHGELEVGTRLDIVNEQALRIESIVYPAVPEAISTSASASAGGNLSLWMTLVPARDRQRSNTEIANDLRQRLSGRIPGTELRVLAPQGQFLLNRILGGEEGITVEIRGFDLDTLDLLSRRAMEEMAEVPGVLDINSSIDEGIPQQELTVDRDKAADLGFSVSDVAQAIETAFAGTQAGEFRDAGNSHRILVQFRDAERLTIEEVLDLTLTSSAGERVALRNLVAAAEGRGPQVIQRKDQQRIATVSANVVDRDLGSVARDVDRALDLIARPAGYDLTVAGNYEEQQESFRELLISMILALMLVYMVLACQYESLRDPLVVMCSVPMAAIGVLLTLYLTDTTLNVQSYIGCIMLGGIVVNNAILLVDQAGRLRTEDGMNTRDAVAEAGRRRLRPILMTTLTTMLGLMPLALGIGEGADAQAPLARAVIGGLAGSTLITLVLIPAVYSLFHPDPKGAAVDEKVNAGGGATA
- a CDS encoding serine hydrolase encodes the protein MSSFRQGCVIALIVSGAMTTPAHSEAVWPDDQWAQRDPADAGLDPAVLQDVATYLGGRGCVVRAGYLVYAWGDVAKRGDVASAVKPWFSTLLFLAVESGRLESLDTPMASFEPRLTEINPDLDHKDRGITFRHAANQTSCYGVREKPGAAFDYNDWQMALFSSTLIEKIYGATWDTADRVVLGPLLADILECEDAPTLIAFGPEGRRGRLGISPRDFARFGLLYLRGGAWRGQPVLTPEHARMAVSSPLPPDLPRTSGELAEMIPGQTSLGSERIPDNQTDHFGSYSWLWWVNGVDRDGKRMWPDAPLDVFCALGHKNGQRGIAVIPSLDLVLSWNDTTLGDRPEQPHPLNAVFRMLGRAAQ
- a CDS encoding sulfatase, yielding MPITPQRFICVALVIASVPLASLCADAQDRDRPNIVYVFSDEHRYQSMGHTEMPEVKTPVMDRMAAEGFSFTQCVSNYPVCSPYRAIAMSGRWPYQTGVIDNGLPLSPAEMTVGKAFQAAGYRTGYIGKWHLGGTRAEPFGFDRSLIWEGINTHYDKGVYFPAAGEPVQPKGYNATLMTDQAIDFIRENRERPFFLMLSINPPHADFTDAPPEKRALYPEGSLPFRPNFAPSDAEAGSIFASNGSPFYEGYHAHISAVDDELGRLLDTLESEGIAEDTIVIYTSDHGSMHGSHAVGSKRQPYEESLRIPMIVYGPGRIPGGAASPALIGAIDMAPTLCGLAGIEPPAAFVGGDYSGVLRGEAPPARDAQFIMHIAKENASHGNNHPAPIFRGVRTARYTYAVGPEGPFCLFDNQLDPYQMNNLIADREYAALREELEGRLRGWLREAEDPFTPPAVP
- a CDS encoding efflux RND transporter periplasmic adaptor subunit, which gives rise to MGWILYNGYWRATEITDAGREAPPAPVEVAPIARGPIVFRRTFSGTLEATSAFIVAPKISGRVKRIAADLADPVDRGQTVVELDDQEYVQAVSQSRADLAVAKATLAEAQSTLEIANRELGRVETLRTRGVASESQLDAAKTAQLAAQARLEVARAQLQRAEASLEAARIRLDYTIVTAEWSGGSDRRVVAERFIDAGDTVSANAPLLSIVELSPITGTIFVTERDYARIAVNQEATLQTDAFPGEQFAARVARISPIFRQESRQARVELLVENPDARLKPGLFIRVTIELARETDATIVPEAALTSRADVDGVFIVEEEGPSVVWRPVTVGLREGDRVQVAGEGLQGRVVTLGQQLLDDGSAIIIPADEDEAGSAAV